The following coding sequences are from one Gadus macrocephalus chromosome 3, ASM3116895v1 window:
- the fabp2 gene encoding fatty acid-binding protein, intestinal, whose translation MTFNGTWKVERNDNYEKFMEQMGVNLVKRKLAAHDNLQITVQQTGDSFHVKETSTFRTLEIDFTSGVTFEYSLADGTEVKGSWTLEGETLKGSFTRKDNGKVLTTTRTVQGDELTQSYNYEGVDAKRFYKRS comes from the exons ATGACCTTCAACGGCACCTGGAAAGTGGAACGCAACGATAATTATGAGAAATTCATGGAGCAAATGG GGGTCAACTTGGTGAAGCGGAAGCTGGCTGCTCACGACAACCTGCAGATCACAGTGCAGCAGACGGGCGACTCGTTCCACGTGAAAGAGACCAGCACCTTCAGGACCCTGGAGATCGACTTCACCTCCGGGGTCACCTTCGAGTACAGCCTGGCCGACGGGACCGAGGTTAAG GGCTCCTGGACACTAGAGGGAGAGACCTTGAAGGGCTCCTTCACCAGGAAGGACAACGGGAAGGTGCTGACCACCACCAGAACGGTCCAGGGAGACGAACTCACCCAG AGCTACAACTATGAGGGTGTGGACGCCAAGAGGTTTTACAAGAGATCTTAG